In the Candidatus Aegiribacteria sp. genome, GTCGAGATCTGCTTCAGTTGCCACGCGAAGTGCAAGCAATTAGAGCCTCCTAAAAATGGGTGTGTAATAATCCGGCTAACGCTTCAAATCAGCAGGCTGCTGTAAGATTTTCTAGGAAGAAGCGGCAGCTCTGCTGCATTTGGTTGTTATAACTTCAATCTAATCCCAAGAATTGTTCTATGGGCAATTTACCTTCCTCGTATAGACCTTCCTGGGTCATAGCCTTAAACCATTCGTGTAAGGCATTTTTCATAGATTCCATTGATCCTTTCCAAACTGGCCGAATATGCTTTATCCATAGCTCTATTTCCTTAGTAGTATGCACTCTTTTACCTAACATTAGTTTAGCAATACTCAGAATTTCTTTCGCTGTATCGTGATCAATAACTTCTGAAGGTTGGGACCAATGAGCCTTGCCTAAGCAATCAGTGTAAAAAGCGATTTGCTTAAGATGATCCAGCAGAGCTTGATGTTCTGATTCATCATTGAACATTCCTCTAAACTCTTCAAGCTTTCTAGCACCTTTCGCAACGAAATCAGGAAATGTCCAAGAAGCATTTTTCTTAGTATGCGAGCGATAAGCCTTCCAGGCTTCCTTAACTTCGTTCCCATCCCTTGCTAATGCAAGCTGGCGCAAAATACTTACCTTCCCGGATTCCTCGATTGATAGAATTGCTAATGAGAGAGCGGAAGGGTAACTGCCAGACTTCAGTAGAATATCAGCATCATCTAGTAATCTTTGGGCGTTGGCTCTAGCAGCATTCATTCCTTCTGCTATCTGATGGGGTTTCAAGGTGTTTTTCCATTGATCCAAGCCTTTTGCCACCGTATCTCCATTCACGAGTTATAACAATTATTAGCTATATAAACTTTCCAGTCAGGATTGTTTGATAGTTATTCTGACTCAATTTAGTTTATTAGTATCATTAAGATATGTACTACCGTCAAGATTTATGTTGGGGGTTGTTGAAAAGCGAATTAGCATGTAATATTCAATTAGAAATTAGAGTGTATATACAAGGAGAAATGATATGAGTGTAGTTGATGAATATAGTGATTACCTCCGTTCAAACAGGTTGGTCACCGGGAACAGGGTCCAGTACTATTCTGGTTGGGTGAAAGCCTATAGGACAATGAAACGTCGGTATATGGAACCGTCTGACGAGAAAGCGAAACTGAGGTTTATTGAGCAATTGCGGAAGGACGGACGGGAAGATTGGCAGATAGAGCAGGCAGAGGATGCTGTCAGGATATATCTTGAGTTTAGAAAAAGAAGTGCCAGTTCTGACAATACTGTCATTATACCAGATGATATTCTCGAGAGGGTTCGGGAAGGTCTGAGGTTGAAGCACTATGCATATCGTACTGAGAAAAGCTATGTGCAATGGGTAGAGAGATATCTTAAGTATCTCGCAGGTATTGATGCTGATGCCAGCAGCTCGGAGAGGGTCAGAAATTACCTGACATATCTTGCTATTGATAGGAAAGTAAGTGCATCTACGCAGAACCAGGCATTCAGTGCTCTTCTTTTCATGCACAGAGATGTTCTGGGAATGGAACTGGAAGGTCTCAGAGATACTGTCAGGGCTAAGCGTGGACGAAAGTTGCCTGTTGTTCTTTCTCCTGCGGAGGTGATGAAGGTTCTGGAAAATTCATCAGGTGTTTCTCTGCTTGCACTTCAATTACTCTACGGTGGCGGGCTGAGATTGATGGAGGTAGTTCGACTTCGCGTGAAGGATATCGATTTCGACAACAACCTGATACTCGTCCGGGACGGTAAGGGAGGAAATGACCGTACAACACTGCTTGCTGAAGCCGTGAAACCTGATTTGATTTTGCACCTGGGGCATGTTAGAGGAATTCATGAGGATGATCTTGCTTCCGGAGCCGGGGATGTATGGATGCCGGATGCTCTTTCTCGCAAATACCCATCAGCAGGGAAAGAATGGGGCTGGCAATATGTGTTTCCATCGAGAGGGCTTTCACCCGATCCGCGTTCAGGCACAGTTAGAAGACATCATCTGAGCCCTGGAAGTATTCAGAGGGCAATGAAGAAAGCTGTCATGGCTGCCGGGCTGGTGAAGCATGCCAGTGTTCATACACTTCGACACAGTTTCGCTACTCATCTTCTCATGGATGGAGTGGACCTTCGAGAGATACAGGAATACCTTGGTCATAAGAGCATCGAAACCACAATGATCTATACGCATGTGATCCGGAATCTTCGGAATCCTGCAGTGAGTCCATTGGACAGACTGGAGATAATTCATGAATAACGTTTACCTGGGGAGGATATCTTCTGAATTTGGTTTGAACAGTAACAGGGTTGCTGCGGCTGTTTCATTGCTTCAGGAGGGAGCAACAGTGCCGTTCATGGCAAGGTATCGCAAGGAAGCAACCGGAAGTATGGATGAGGTTACGATAGCGGCTATCCGAGACCGGCTTGAACAGCTTCTGAAACTGGATAATAGAAGAGAGGCAATTCTCCGCTCCCTTAAAGAAAGGGAATTGCTTACGGATGAACTGAAGAAAGAACTTGATGATGCTGAAACACTCACAACGCTCGAAGATATTTATCTGCCTTTCCGTCCCAAAAGGCGTACACGGGCAACCAGAGCCCGTGAAAAGGGCCTGGAACCTCTCGCGGAAAGGATACTGCTTCAGAGAGGCGAGAATCCTTCCGAATACGGAATGGATTTCATTGATCCGGAAAAGGGTGTTGAAACCGTGGATGATGCTCTTGCAGGCGCACAGGATATTATCGCGGAAAAACTTACAGAGATTCCCCGGACGAGAGAATCCATGCGTCGATATTACTGGGGAAAGGGAGTTTTTAAAAGCCGCGTCAGATCAGGGCAGGAGGAAGAAGGATCCAAGTTCAGAGATTATTTCGAGTGGGAGGAGTCTGTCGGGAAATGTCCTTCGCATAGAGTACTGGCTATGCTCAGAGGGGAGAAGCTGAATGTACTTTCCCTGAAAATTACTGTACCGGAAGAAAGAGCAGTTGAAATCGTTGCATCGAACTGGATAGAAAATCCCAGGTCAGAAGAGGGTTTGCTGATTCAGGAGGCTGTTCTGGACGGATATCGCAGGCTTCTTGCGAAAGCGATGGAAACTGAAACAAGACTCAGGAGCAAAGAGTCAGCTGACGATGAAGCAATTGCTGTGTTCTCGGAGAATCTCAGAAAGCTCCTGCTGGCAGCACCGCTTGGATCTAAAGCTGTTATTGCGATTGATCCAGGGTTCCGGACCGGCTGTAAGGTCGTCTGTCTGGATAGACAGGGAGTTCTTCAGTGTAATACCACTATTTTTCCATTCATGTCAGAGGAAAAGAAAAAACAGGCAGGCAGCACTGTTCTTCAGCTGATTAAGCAATACGGTGTTTCATTCATTGCAGTTGGAAATGGCACTGCGGGCAGAGAGACCGAAGCGTTTCTTGCGGGGTTGGATTTTCCCGGTGGAGTCTCTGTTGTCTCGGTGAACGAAAGCGGAGCTTCGATATATTCCGCTTCCAAGGTTGCCAGAGAAGAATTCCCTGATCATGACATCACAGTAAGGGGTGCTGTTTCGATTGGCAGGCGTCTTCAGGATCCTCTTGCAGAACTGGTGAAAATAGATCCCAAATCGATAGGAGTCGGGCAGTATCAGCACGATGTGGACAGTCGCAAACTGCATAAAGCCCTTGATGATACTGTCACGAGTTGTGTGAACAATGTTGGTGTTGATGTAAATACCGCTAGTCGGCAGCTCCTTTCCTATGTATCGGGGCTTTCGTCCTCAGTAGCGGGTAATCTGGTTAAGTGGAGAAATGAAAACGGTCCCTTTTCATCCCGAAAGCAGCTGATGAAAGTTCCACGGCTTGGTGAAGCAGCTTATCAGCAGTCAGCTGGTTTCCTGAGGATTAGTGGTGGAAAGAATCCTCTTGATGCAAGCGCGGTTCATCCGGAAAGTTATTCGATCGTGCTTAGAATGGCAGATTCCCTTGAAGCAGGAGTGAGCGAACTGATTGAGTCTGAAGAACTGCGTCACTCAATCAGACTTGAAGATTTTATCACAGATGATGCAGGGTTGCCTACACTTCATGACATCATGGAAGAGCTTGAAAAACCCGGCAGAGATCCCCGCGAAGCTTTTCAGTTTTTTAAATTCGCCGATGTTCATGCTATGAAGGACATTTCGAAAGATATGATCCTTCCCGGGATTGTGACCAATGTTACGAATTTCGGTGCTTTTGTTGATGTGGGTATTCATCAGGATGGACTTGTACACATCAGCCAGCTGGCTGACAGGTATATCAGGAATCCCTCGGAAGTTGTTTCTGTGGGGGACAGAGTTACGGTTAAAGTGCTGGATGTGGATGAAAAGAGAAAACGGATATCCCTCTCACTGCGTGGAGTTAAGGACTGAGTTCGAAGCGGTGGGGGAGAAGCTGGGCAAGAGTGAAGGTTTTCGTTTCTTCCGGTCCAACTACTGTAATCGGGAGATCCTCCCGGCAGAATTCCGCCAGTACCTGCCTGCATGCACCGCAGGGAATAGGGCAGCCATCGGGTGAGTAGACTAGGATTCTTCTGAAATCTCTGATTCCTTCTGAAACAGCTTTGAACAAAGCGCTCCGTTCAGCGCAGATGGTCAACCCGAACGAAGCGTTTTCGACATTAACTCCGAAATGGAGTTTACCGCCTGTGTCCTCAATAACCGCTGCAACATGAAATTCCGAATAGGGACAATAGCAGGAGCTGATCAGTTCTTCAGCAATCTCCTGAAGCCTGACCAGATCATTCTCCATCAGAATGTTCGTTCGATGAACGGCAGCGATCTCAGTTTGTCATTTGCGTTTCTTAATCTGAGTGAAAGAACTTCGGAGAAAGCACGCACCACTTTCAATCCTATCCTGGGATTGTCTGTGAGAATATTAGAAATGTCGGAATGAGGTATTCTGGCTAATTCGATCTTGGTGTGAGAATAAACCGAAGCACTTCTGCTTCGGTGATCGAGAAGAACCATTTCGCCAAAGAAATCACCGGTGCTCAGGATTCCAAGAATCTGCTCAATGCCTTCATAGGTTCTTTTTGTAATACGTACTTTACCTGACAGTAAAAGGAATAGATGCTCACCAGGATCGTCTTCGCGGATTACTATGTTGTTGGCGTTCCACTCAGCGTATTCTGCCTTATCGATGAATAGTTCAAGTTCAGCAGGTTCCAGGTTGCGAAATAAGTACGCTGTTTTGAATATGCCCCTGTGCTCTTCAGTGAAGTTGCTGACCATGACTGTTTCCCCTCCCTTTCTCAGAATTCAGATCAAAACTTGTTTTTTTCTGGCAGCCTGTCCAGATCAACAAAAATGGTCTTTTCTCTCTTATAGATCACCTGTCCCGGTTTTCCTTTTCTTATACGACTGACATACTGTACCCTCGTATAATCGACAGGCACTACACCCGAAGATACTCCACTCCCCCTTGCTGCCGCCACTGCCGCTTCAAGTATGACCTCTGCCGAAGGGTTGTCCACCTTTCCATCAAGCTTGAGAACAACATGCGCTCCTGGAATCCCCCTGGCGTGAAACCAGTAATCTCCCCTCTTGCCGATCATGAAAGTAACCTCATCGTTATCTTTTGCGTTCCGCCCCGCGAAACATCTCCAGCCGCCGGTCAGTATGAATGGTGTATGCTCCCTGGGTCTGCTGGCTTTCTTTCTGTTTTTCTTCTGATAGTCTCCCAGGAGAGTGTTCAATTCGCCAATCGAAAGCGACGGTGCTTCGGCGAGGGAAGCATCCAGTGTAATTATCTCCTTTGTTATCACGATTTCATGTTCATTCAGATTATTTACCTCGATGTCTGCATTGGAGGCTTTTCTGAAGTAACGCTGGGCGTTCTCTACGAGGGATTTCGATAGTTTGAGCGGAATATCGTGTTCAACTCCATTCCAATCCGTTAGCAATATTCTCTTTAATCCCCTTCTTGAGTTGTTCTTTTCTGATAGAAGCAGATTTCCCCAGATTCTGAACGTATCAGGAGAAACAAGTGTTTCCAGCGCATTCATGATGTTCGATAGCCTTTTTTGCAGTTTTGTCCGTCTTCTGTGCAGAATTGATGTCCATAGATCAATCCTGTCATCCTTCAGACTGATTGTCCTGCTTGTCAGCTCTCCGGACAGGGGATTCTCAATTGGTTCTCCTTCTCCAAGCTGAATTGGAAGTGGTCCCTCAGGACCTGACCAGGGACTGAAATCCTCATTCAGAAGAGCCTGCTCCAGTATTTTTACTGATTCGAAAACAGAAAGTCCGGTATCCGAGGCATGTCTGATCAGTGCTCTTGCTGTTACAGGGCCGACGCCTTCCAGCGATTTGTATATCGTTTCAGCTGTTACTCCGTCTGCTGACAGTTCATTTCTGAGAATACTTGAATCGCACCACGATCCGGGTTGAAGTCCGGAGCCGGGAGGAGGTTTGTAAACCTGTCCTGGAGCTACTGTCCTGTATCTGCATTTACTGGATGATATTCTTCTGTGGCAGGCAAGAATTCTGTTATCAGACATCCGCATGAGAATAACATTGGCATTTCGTCCCGTTGCCTCAAAAATGAGCTTTACATCCTTTGATCCATAGAGAAGACCGCTTGCGAAAAGGATACACAGCATTCGATCTGATCCCTGTTGAGAAATTTCCTTTACTTCACCTCCTTCAAGGTGATGGCTCCATACGGGGGAAACGGGTTCTGTCATTTCTCTGTGCGCGGTCCACCATAGTCCTGGCGAATCCGGTCTTGCTGTCAGTACGAGCATGTTATCGCCAAATACAAGGCCATATCCGTTCGGTATGGGAACACCTATTTTGCTGCAGCGACTGCCCAGTATATGATTCCTTAAATAAGGTATCTGCGCACTGAGAAAAACACCGTCCAATGTGACTTCCTTTCATTGCGGAATTGGTGAAAACTCAGGATAATGTATAATATACTTCTTGTCGTGATGGGCAGCGTTTAGTCTGGAAGGACACTTAATGGAATCGATGACCGGTTTTGGATCTGCTACAGTTCGAAAAAATGATTTCTCAGTCACTGTTGAAGCAAAGTCCGTGAATCATAAGGCTATGAGCCCGACAATACGACTGCCGGACGTACTCTGGAATCAGGAACCTGTTGCCTGGAAGGCTACCGCTAAGTTGTTCGAGAGAGGCAGAATAAAGATTAACGTAAGGATTGATATCGAGGGAGAAGACGCTGCTTTACCCTCTGTCAACCTTGATGCTGTAAGGAAATACATTAAAGCAGCAAAGATTTTATCAGCGGATTTCGACTGTACGGATGAAGTGTCTGCAGGAGCGCTTTTCGGACTTCCCGGAGTAGCATCGATGACTGATTCATCCGGACTTGACAGCGGAGAGCTTTTCAGTGCTTTCAGTGAGTGTTTGGAGAAAGCGCTTAAAGCTTTGAAGGAAAGCCGTCTGCGGGAGGGAAATGCTCTTACGCCTGTTTTCAGGGATGGTTTCAGAGAAATCAGATCACTTGCAGATCCCATACTTCAGGAACAGAAGAAAAATGTTCAGGAGAGATTTATCAAACTCAAGGAGAGAATTTCCATTCTTCTTGATGATGTCAGACTGGATGAAAATCGCCTGATGCAGGAACTGGCTGTTCTTGCTGACAGGT is a window encoding:
- a CDS encoding AbiV family abortive infection protein, with translation MAKGLDQWKNTLKPHQIAEGMNAARANAQRLLDDADILLKSGSYPSALSLAILSIEESGKVSILRQLALARDGNEVKEAWKAYRSHTKKNASWTFPDFVAKGARKLEEFRGMFNDESEHQALLDHLKQIAFYTDCLGKAHWSQPSEVIDHDTAKEILSIAKLMLGKRVHTTKEIELWIKHIRPVWKGSMESMKNALHEWFKAMTQEGLYEEGKLPIEQFLGLD
- a CDS encoding integron integrase encodes the protein MEPSDEKAKLRFIEQLRKDGREDWQIEQAEDAVRIYLEFRKRSASSDNTVIIPDDILERVREGLRLKHYAYRTEKSYVQWVERYLKYLAGIDADASSSERVRNYLTYLAIDRKVSASTQNQAFSALLFMHRDVLGMELEGLRDTVRAKRGRKLPVVLSPAEVMKVLENSSGVSLLALQLLYGGGLRLMEVVRLRVKDIDFDNNLILVRDGKGGNDRTTLLAEAVKPDLILHLGHVRGIHEDDLASGAGDVWMPDALSRKYPSAGKEWGWQYVFPSRGLSPDPRSGTVRRHHLSPGSIQRAMKKAVMAAGLVKHASVHTLRHSFATHLLMDGVDLREIQEYLGHKSIETTMIYTHVIRNLRNPAVSPLDRLEIIHE
- a CDS encoding RNA-binding transcriptional accessory protein, with translation MNNVYLGRISSEFGLNSNRVAAAVSLLQEGATVPFMARYRKEATGSMDEVTIAAIRDRLEQLLKLDNRREAILRSLKERELLTDELKKELDDAETLTTLEDIYLPFRPKRRTRATRAREKGLEPLAERILLQRGENPSEYGMDFIDPEKGVETVDDALAGAQDIIAEKLTEIPRTRESMRRYYWGKGVFKSRVRSGQEEEGSKFRDYFEWEESVGKCPSHRVLAMLRGEKLNVLSLKITVPEERAVEIVASNWIENPRSEEGLLIQEAVLDGYRRLLAKAMETETRLRSKESADDEAIAVFSENLRKLLLAAPLGSKAVIAIDPGFRTGCKVVCLDRQGVLQCNTTIFPFMSEEKKKQAGSTVLQLIKQYGVSFIAVGNGTAGRETEAFLAGLDFPGGVSVVSVNESGASIYSASKVAREEFPDHDITVRGAVSIGRRLQDPLAELVKIDPKSIGVGQYQHDVDSRKLHKALDDTVTSCVNNVGVDVNTASRQLLSYVSGLSSSVAGNLVKWRNENGPFSSRKQLMKVPRLGEAAYQQSAGFLRISGGKNPLDASAVHPESYSIVLRMADSLEAGVSELIESEELRHSIRLEDFITDDAGLPTLHDIMEELEKPGRDPREAFQFFKFADVHAMKDISKDMILPGIVTNVTNFGAFVDVGIHQDGLVHISQLADRYIRNPSEVVSVGDRVTVKVLDVDEKRKRISLSLRGVKD
- the cdd gene encoding cytidine deaminase, translated to MENDLVRLQEIAEELISSCYCPYSEFHVAAVIEDTGGKLHFGVNVENASFGLTICAERSALFKAVSEGIRDFRRILVYSPDGCPIPCGACRQVLAEFCREDLPITVVGPEETKTFTLAQLLPHRFELSP
- a CDS encoding cyclic nucleotide-binding domain-containing protein produces the protein MVSNFTEEHRGIFKTAYLFRNLEPAELELFIDKAEYAEWNANNIVIREDDPGEHLFLLLSGKVRITKRTYEGIEQILGILSTGDFFGEMVLLDHRSRSASVYSHTKIELARIPHSDISNILTDNPRIGLKVVRAFSEVLSLRLRNANDKLRSLPFIERTF
- a CDS encoding NFACT family protein, which codes for MDGVFLSAQIPYLRNHILGSRCSKIGVPIPNGYGLVFGDNMLVLTARPDSPGLWWTAHREMTEPVSPVWSHHLEGGEVKEISQQGSDRMLCILFASGLLYGSKDVKLIFEATGRNANVILMRMSDNRILACHRRISSSKCRYRTVAPGQVYKPPPGSGLQPGSWCDSSILRNELSADGVTAETIYKSLEGVGPVTARALIRHASDTGLSVFESVKILEQALLNEDFSPWSGPEGPLPIQLGEGEPIENPLSGELTSRTISLKDDRIDLWTSILHRRRTKLQKRLSNIMNALETLVSPDTFRIWGNLLLSEKNNSRRGLKRILLTDWNGVEHDIPLKLSKSLVENAQRYFRKASNADIEVNNLNEHEIVITKEIITLDASLAEAPSLSIGELNTLLGDYQKKNRKKASRPREHTPFILTGGWRCFAGRNAKDNDEVTFMIGKRGDYWFHARGIPGAHVVLKLDGKVDNPSAEVILEAAVAAARGSGVSSGVVPVDYTRVQYVSRIRKGKPGQVIYKREKTIFVDLDRLPEKNKF
- a CDS encoding YicC family protein, which codes for MESMTGFGSATVRKNDFSVTVEAKSVNHKAMSPTIRLPDVLWNQEPVAWKATAKLFERGRIKINVRIDIEGEDAALPSVNLDAVRKYIKAAKILSADFDCTDEVSAGALFGLPGVASMTDSSGLDSGELFSAFSECLEKALKALKESRLREGNALTPVFRDGFREIRSLADPILQEQKKNVQERFIKLKERISILLDDVRLDENRLMQELAVLADRSDVSEEVQRLQCHLDHAGEILNSEESSTGRRLGFLIQEMHREINTMGSKVDDADMSLSIIEMKNILSSLKEQVLNIE